The proteins below come from a single Rosa rugosa chromosome 2, drRosRugo1.1, whole genome shotgun sequence genomic window:
- the LOC133729735 gene encoding dynein light chain 1, cytoplasmic-like, which produces MLEGKAVVNETDMLETMQQEALQLAAKALDIFDVTQPTEIAQFIKKEFDESYGAGWQCIVGTDFGSFVTHSQGCFIHFCIGSLAFLLFRGAANLATSAELNRIPTLEASNA; this is translated from the exons ATGTTAGAAGGCAAAGCGGTAGTTAACGAGACTGATATGCTTGAAACAATGCAGCAAGAAGCACTCCAATTAGCCGCCAAGGCTCTCGATATCTTTGATGTCACTCAACCTACTGAAATAGCTCAATTCATAAAGAAG GAATTCGATGAATCGTATGGAGCTGGGTGGCAATGCATAGTGGGAACAGATTTTGGTTCGTTTGTGACACACAGCCAGGGGTGTTTTATCCATTTCTGCATAGGTAGCCTTGCATTCTTGCTCTTCAGGGGTGCAGCTAATCTAGCCACCTCGGCGGAGCTAAATAGGATTCCTACATTGGAGGCCTCAAATGCATAA